Below is a genomic region from Plasmodium relictum strain SGS1 genome assembly, chromosome: 13.
ctttttttcttctttattttgttcattatctttttttctttttttctttgtttttttttcattttcgtTTCCTttgattttttcttttctttcttGTTTTTTCTTATCCTGTTTATGTTCTTTTCCATTTTTCTCTTGAAATTCTTGTtcctcatttttttcttctttctcttcatttatttcttttaatccTTGAAGCATATTTTtgtctttttcttcttttagtatattttgaatttctttttcatttttttcataatttgattttttcaaattttgataattctgatattttacaaaagatatattatctatatataatttttttgaattatctattttttttataatttcaagAATTTCAAATATATCAATATCTATATTTAAACAAGAGAAATAATATGAATCGTTAAACCAAAAAAATGAAGGTATAATTAagaaatatgataaaatggtatttttatttttaaataagtttTTAACAAATCCTCTATAAATAACTCCTTTAGATGATCTAAAATTTGCTAGTAAATTTCCCTTTAATTCATATTGAAAACATTCACCttctactattttttttcttacagtctttttattattactgtCGATTTTCAAATCTTCAACGGCActtttttcatcttcattttcaCAATTACTTATATCATTTTGATTGGCGTATTTTTCTTGTGTTGACTTTTCAGgaacattatttattttgcaTTTATCACTAGTATTATGATCGATTTTTTCATTAGTttctttcttatttttatcatatgtAGAAATCatatcatttatatcatCGTTAGTTAGTAAAACATTGTTTTGCAGTATAATTCTtacatctattttttttatcaaatttaaaaaaaaataatctgCATGAAAATGTTTTTCACTcctataaatttttattaaattattgaTCATAATATTTTGTAAATTCTTGTTATTAgcatacaatttttttatttcaaataatttcATAGCTAATTCAAAAGTAATTTCATTCTGTAGATTTTTGCAATAACTTGTTTTGATACTTTCccattttttatgaaaaaaaactttataatGCTTAAAagcttttttatattgtattaaatatttataagttTCGAATgattgaataatataaaaaactttacttgatttttttctttcttcatttataagTTTAGTTTTACTTATACTACTATTGAATGAAACTTTCCCATTTTGTTTGATTTTCTTTTCAGATTCATAAGAATGATTGccattcatatttttttttaaagtggAACTGGAATTGGAAACATTTCTCTCTTTTTTACTAAAAtaacttaaaatatttctttcctttttttcataaattttattaacatttttttcatttgtaaTAACATCTTCATTGTCATTGTCTAAATTATCCTTGCTTAAAGAATTAATTAAgctatatacatatttactattacttaaattattcaaaatttttaaatagttaGCTAAAGAAACCTTTTTGTttgaatttaaattaatattatttaattttagttcagtattaaaatttattattcttcCTATTcctattttacttttatctttttgcttaaagaatattatatcattatgctcaaaattttttaatttatttttttctctattttcaataattttattctCATTTATTCTTAGCTTTTCCATTTAGTATGTTTAATTTTCTTcttaaactaaaaaaaaaaaaaaaaaaaaattaaataaagtaaaataactcaaataatatattcattaatagtaatcattttattatagttgtaattttaaaataaaatggggaaagaaataaattacacataaaaatatatattttttgtaaaaaaaaaaaaaaatggaataaatatatatagttgtaaaataaaaaaaaaaagaaaaaagcgAATAAAgaaagttataaaaaatagaaaaaaaggattaacaataaagaaaaaagtaaaatcaACTTATTATTCACTTTTTCTTTAATCATCATTTTAATGATTTAACAGACAGAAAAAATGAACCCcataaaaaagtttttttatattttttattcataatcaaaatagttatatttaaaaatctacaccaaaaaaaaataaaaatatagaaaaaatatagttaATATACAATATTcgaaatgaaatataaacTATATGcaataaaatacaaaaaaattacaatgttatttatcctttttttttttttttttctaaatattatACACAATTTCAGAATTATTATTgctaaattttcatttttttttcttttcttttttcttctataaaATACAATtcagttaaaaaaaatattataaaatataatttaatataaactaaaattataagaagtaagatgtataataaaatatgattaaaaaattaaatatggtataatatgataaaattatactatatatgtatataaatgataaaattttataaacaaTTATAATcaaattttatgaaataacaaaatataaaatgataaaataaaatttaaaagaatatataataaaattttataaaattatttaaaacaaatttttactataataaaatgaaatttcattaaatatctaaattaaatttattaaaaaaaaataaaaatttaaaataaaaattgaaataaatttttaaaaagctGTGCTAAGATGTATGtaacaaatttaaaaaaaaaaaaaatttaattatttaaaattaatttttatattttcgtAATTTCGTTCatgaaatgaataaaataaaattttagaaaaaaccaaaaataaaacaatgaatgtatacatttaaaaaaaaatgtatatccAATTAAATAGAAACAAAAAGAGAAAACTTATTGAAGAGAAATTAAATGTAAgagaaatttattatatattaaaaaaaaaaaaaaaagtattaaaaaaattacagataaatatgtatatagataaaattatattaagcCTACATAATTTAAGCTATAAAAGTTTaacaatatttattttaattattgtttgtatttttttattttatatattaaattaaaaggaGCAAGAAACTGCAAAAATATATGCTGAATTCGTTCGTTCATTTGAAGGAAATGCTtttgataaagaaaataagttTGTTAAAAGtaagaaaaaggaaattaaaaaaatatttattcattataaaaataacagttataaatattatttttcttttgataTGAATAggtaaaattttaaatccGTCAACTGGTGAAATTATATCAGCAGAAGATGAAAATAAGAAagcaaaagaaaaatttcctaaggtaaataaaaacagttttttatttgttaagaaatgaaagaaaaaattatcataagTGTTCTATAAATACCAATGAATTATATTAGAATTTGAACTATTTTAATAACAAATATTTAATTCTATGACACATATGTAATAAATGAATCatgattcatttttaatattttatgttcTCCTTTAGAGTAATAATTTAAgtgaagaaagaaaaaaatatgatgaaaacgtagaaaataaaaataatacaacaAAAGTAAAGGAAATAGATAGTTTTTTAGAaggttatttattttatataattaaaaaaaaaaaaattttaaaaaaaaatgtgaagcaaagaaaaaatgtatacattatatatatttcacatttatataaacagtaacaaaaaaaaaaaatttttttttatatttttaaaaaatatatatatttataaataataaaagaaatcaAACAAAAACAGAGAATTTTAgatgaaagaaaaattttaaaagaaaaggcTCAATTAGCTAAATCAgaggaagaaaaaattaaaattaataaaaaaataatagaaatagaaaaaaatgaaacaatATTGTCttatgaacaaaaaaaagaaaaagtcgCTAATTTATATCTAGGAAATTTATCTCCAGAAGTAAGTcaaaattatacatatacTGTGAATAAAAAGacgtaaatatatataatagaaatattgggtttttataaaaaaaataacattaataCAGCTTCTAtttgaattttatattattttccttttttacttttgtattttgttatatatatattttttaggtTACTGAAGAATATTTATGTCAGAAATTTGGTAAATTTGGAAAAGTGAATAGTGTAAAGATAATGTATCCTCGTAAAgatgaagataaaaaaaaagtcagGATATGTGGGTTCGTATGTTTTGATAATAGAGAAGATGCTGAAAATGCTAAAGATGCTTTAGATGGTATAGAAATGTTTGGAAACATTGTGAGAGTTGGGTGGAGTAAAGCAATTCCTAAAATAGTGAATAATTCTAGAATAgaaatgaataatttaaataataacaaatttaATGTGAATAATAACAACTCAAATAAGAAAATTGAAATACTCTTACcagaagataaaaaaataaaaagaataattgatttattagCTAAATACGTAACTGAAGAAGGATATGCATTTGAAgaaactataaaaaaaaatgaaaaagataatcctttatttaattttctttttagcaCATctgatttattttattattacaaatggagagttttttcttttgctcAAGGAGATAGTTATAAAAATTGGAGATCTGATCCATTTCAAATGTTTACAAAtagttatatttatatgcctcccttaagaaaaaatacaaaaagtAATTTCTCAAAAAAGAAGGAAAACACGTAAGGATCAGAAAAaggagaaaaataaaattgttttaatacatgtctatatatatattatattattaatatataaagaagaaatttcattttttttaaatataaagaaaatttttcgCTTCATAATaaacacttttttttttttttatggatACAggagaaataaaaagaatgaattaaacgaaaaaaaaaagaataagctaattaatattataaataatttgaataaaaaaaggtattcatatgcatatatatatataaatgcttaagaaaattatatatgcGTTAAGTATAGAAGATTAATAATTAGGTTTTTTCATGaattcatatttatatacatttgaaatatatatatatatatatttttaatagagTAAGTATTTGTCGTGCTATGATATTTTGCACAAGGCATAGTGATTTCAGTCTAGatataattaaaacaatCTCTAGCTTTTTAATTGATTTGAAATATGATTTACTAAAAAAGGTATAGATAAAAacatacatttaaaaaaaaaaatttttttttttttaattttttttatttaaatattatttcatttttatttatagatAAATTTAGTTTATTTATTATCTGATATATTGTACAACTGTAGTAATGAGTTTTTTTTATCGTGGTCATTTAGAAAGCATATAGAAGAAGAATTACCtagaatattttattattttcgaaagaatataaaaaaatgtgatagtaaaataaaagtaaaaatatttactgATTCTATgatgaatatttttcatatgtGGGAAATATGGGCTATTTACAATTCCTTTTTTATGAATGGATTAAAGTGCTTgttatcaaataaaaaaattaattacatAAAAGATCAAGTACATGATTCTGATTGCGATGAGGAAATAGATGGTATGAAAATAGATTTTtttgatgaaataaaaaaatatcctCTAAATTTAAGGAAATAtgcttatttatattttcaaaaagaTGATTGTCAAATAAATCGACTATGCGAACAAAGAGGCTTGTATttcaatgaaaattttaacaaaaaaaaaaaaataaaatatttattaatatatgatGATTTCtgcaataaaattaatacaaTAGTAACAAAAAGTAACTATTTACAAGATGATATAAAAATCCCCGTTTTAAATCAAGAAATAAACGATAGTTTATGTgctgaagaaaaaaatgataaaactTTTGAAAAATAGAATTATCGTGAAGTTttgatttaaaaatgaatatacattttaaatgaaattttataaatactttttttaatatactttTAAGATTTATGTTTATGCTTATGtttaatgtatataaattatataatataaacatgaagaaattttttttttagaatttttcttttttatattttgtatatatgtGTTATTTCAcaaattttaacttttttttttttattttgttttgaatattataatattatttttttattcaaataaagaagtgttatttaaaattttaatacttatttcattttattttaacatttGGTTTTGCTTGAGAAATAATTCataatctatatatatatgcattttttcttttctttttaatatttttatggccaaggatttaaaaaaaatttgtatataaattatataacttcattaaaaatgtaattttttaaataataaaacttgATTTGTGAATGggaaattcttttttaatttatgctTCCTTTTAAAACGACAATATGttatcatcttttttttttgtaaactattttaagaaaaaaaaaaaaaactgaaTATCAAAGTGAAGATATATAatgtattttaataattttttttggatAATATTTAGTTTtagtatataattatttataaagttGAATATAAacagaattaaaaaaattttttttatatatactctttttataatctataaatttaatttttgtaagTTGTATTTTTacaatcataaaaaaaaaaaaataaaatacaataaataaataaaaatttatatttaatatagttttattattttttttatttacatatatatatatatatatatatatatatatatatatatatatatacaagtttttctttatttaaaattaagttcatattataatttttatattgtatTTCTATAAATCTTTCATAAATATACGTGTATAATTTTACCACTTCAATCACTAGTGCACTGAGTAAGTTTTGgcatttatattaaaaaaaaaaaaggaaattttatttatatgtatgtatatttaaaaaaaaaaaaaaaatatatatatgaaaaatgtttgaatgaattttttttgaaaataattttattttattttttatataaaaatatatatattttttttaattttttttggatattttatagtaaatatattgaaatttaaatattcaatttttcattatagcAACTATGagaattataattaatattccTTATGATGATTCTTTATGTATTGAGTCATCCAACGTGAGAACTATAAAGAATGTTAAAGAACAAATTTCAGAATTAAAAGGttattttaagaatttttattcattatatatttatgctttaatatttttttgattcatttttatatgcaTATTTAAACTTcaagttattttttattattgaatcttgaatttataattttttaagaatatatatatatatatttatccgATGAATATTTCTTGTTTAGTATGgaatttttattgttaaagtttaattttcaatatatattttttcattttaaaaaactaaaattatAGGTATCCCTTCTGAGattcaaaaattatataaaaacggACGTCAAATAGGAGATGAAGAGTTAATTGAAATAGATGAATCTGAATTtgtaagataaaaaaatagtaatataatagaaaaaattaaaaaaaattaattaaaaaaaaaaaaaaaaggatgagaaatataaatattgaagtatttcttcatatttataattttaagtttataatcaaatatttttattttttatgatgattaaaaaaaaaatgtaagtaGGGACATgagaaaattaaatatgttcttttttttttttctgaaaaaatagataaacaaaataataaatatatttcttctatataaatacatatagtatatataaatgcatTAATGTCgataataatacaaatatatacatatgtaaatgttttttgtattaattttttaaatattaataaatttagaagttttatttttgttttttatgatgaataaaaaaaaatgtaagtaGGGACATgagaatataaatatgttcatcttcattttgtctgaaaaaataaaaagaaaaattaaaagaataatttaaatattaatataaagaaattattttaaattaaaataaaaaatatatattttttttttatatattatgctatatttaagaaatcatcctttttttttttttttctaaatgatgttattattaaaaggaaaaaataaaataaaatagaataattaaaagttaaaaattgACTTTTTTATGtagtaaattaaaaataataattttaattttttttttattaggcATACGCTTTAGATTTAAATTTCGGTTTACTTGGTGGtggaaaaaagaaaaagaaaaaggttTATAAGAAaccaaaaaaagaaaaacataaaaagaaaaaagtaaaattggCAGTTTTGAAGTTTTATAAGGTAGGGGATGATGGTAAAGTGTTTAGATTAAAAAGACAATGTGATAATTGTTCACCTGGAACATTAATGGCTTCTCATTTTAATAGAGATTACTGTGGTAGATGCAATCTTacaattatgaaaaaataaacatctttacataaacattttttttttcattttttttttttctctattataagaacttaaaaaaattccAAATTAAGAATGTTATAATTtagttatttaaaatattttctttttatattttttattgatttatAAATGTGcattattaaaaacaaattaaaataaaacaaaaataaacgtataaatattaaaggaatattttagttatatgataatattataaaaagtatacgggcaaaaaaactttttaataATGTAGAATATTTAGctttaattctttatataaaaaatatatatgtgaaTCTTCatattaaaaactttttttttttttattaaatagaatgaaaaaaaaaaatatatttgaaaaaaaacgaagtttaaaaattttgatataatttttcaatataaTATTCagttcatttttaataaaaaaaaagaaattcatagtgaaaaaatattataaatatgaaatagGAATATATTTGGGtaaaaatatcatttaaattattataaaaaatataaaaaaacatattttatgttttacATCTTTATATTAAAGAAAGCATTAtgttgaaaaatatttttatttttttttttttttttccagtCGTGTTGATTTTaccaaaaaaataatggatATAACTCTTAAAGGTataattatatgaatttataaactcttaaatgaatatattgtTTAATTTACAagttttttatactttttcctttttaagaaaaaaaaaaaaaaataaaataaaaagtttaatgaagtaaaattatgataaaaaagtaattttaaaaataatataattttaaaaataatataaattagtaaaggtaaaattaaaatagaaaagaatTGGAgagaaataaatttatgaGCAATAGAATAAAATTGAATAGAAGATTTAAAGGgaagaaatttaaaaaaataaagacattttaaaaaaattatttaaaataaaaaaagtattgaataagtttacaaaaataaatttatataaaattgagtgactttttaaaaaaaaaaaaaatgaatttttattttatataaatgacAGATTATTGGATAAGCACAAAGAAACATTATTGTGAAACTTGTAATTGCTGGATATCTGGACACAaggtaaatataaaaaaccaTGAAAAAAGTTCAAGGcatatagaaaattttaaaagattaattaatgaatcatttaaaagaaaagaaaaagaaacaaaagaCAAAGAATTTattgaaaaagaattaagAAAATTAGAAAATGTAGAAAAAGAATATCTTTcgactttaaaaaaaaatgacaaATCAACTCAATTAGATAgttcttttcattttaatacATGTAACTCTAGTAATAAAAACTACCAAAGATGGATATTAATGATACATGAGGATACAGGATCTTTagtcttttttaataaacttaACAATCAAATAACTTATGAAAAGCCAAAGGACTTTTATGAGAAATTACCTGAGTATCAAACATTTTCTGAACAAAATGGTTGgtttaaatattttgattataattcgaataatttttattattataatattaataactcTGAAATTATATGGCAATATTCGGTGAGTAcaataaatgaatttattaactttgtaaaaaaatatgaaagtctttgtaaagataaaaacttaagtaacattatagaaaatataaatcaaaatattaagtcaaataatttatgtaataaaattaatttaaataacaaCAGTTATTACACAAATTATCCTGTAAATTTTAGCCAaaacaataattttatttttaacaattACAATTTATTAAACTTACAAggaaaaatgaatttaaatgataatatagaaaaaatggaaaataaaaaagaaaaggaaaaaatgcATATGATTATAAATTCCCATAAGAGCAATAGTAATAACGATATGAATAATTTAGATAACactaatattaataataacacTGATAATATTAGCAATTATGGAAGAATAAATGGCAATTCTTCATATAACTCTTTTGATAAGAATGATGAACGTATAAGTAActtgaaaaataaaacagatgatacaattaaaaagaataaagtGGAAGTGGAAAGTGAAAATTATTCTAATTTGAATGAAACAAAtgtaataaatgaaaaacataaaatggatagtaaaatattaattgaagaaaaacaaataaaaaataattcagataaggaaaagaagaaaaaaattattgatatTAATTTGTCATCCAAAAAAGCAAATAATACATTTTCAAacttaaatgataaaaaggaatatactgaaaaaattaaaaaaaaaaatgcgaaaaatacaaattacGAGAATGGACATGAAGAAAAGGATGAATGTAACAAAAATGAATGTTCTGAAGCTGCAATACCAGGTGCTTGGCAAGAAGTTCGAAAGGACATAAGTACAATTTCAAATGAAAGTATTgaagatattttttataacatcAAGTCAAATAGAGAaatagaagaagaagaaatcGCACAACTTCAGGAAAATATTCGTTATGAATATTCTACGTATAATGAAttttatatcaaaaaaaaagaattagaaaGTGaagatttatatttaaatcaaGAATTTAGGTTCGTTAAAAAGcctatatataaaaaaagtattgacaaaaatattaataaaaaagtagaGTTCGCTAAAAGAAACattaaaataacaaaaaataaaaaaggagttataaaataaattttttatgcatgtacaaaaataatttataatgcattatttaaaattttccttaaagaacatttatatttactgttctatttttatttaattaaagacAACCAGTATattgataaaattttatttttgaaattacTTTTTAGTTTCTCCTTGAAGTTAAAAGtgaattttcatatatattattttttttttttttaattacaattattaaaatatgattttttcttttatatattttattatatatttttttttctttttttttcgtattctatatatattaaccctaacttttttaattacatttttatatttttggttatgaaaaacattatttattaaactttaaaaaaaaatgaaaattcctatttaataaaaagcaGGTAtgcttttcttttatatttatactttCTAATTACTTGcagaaagaaatataaaaaataataaaaacgttttataaaaaaaaaaatagtgtgtatgaaaattattaaaaaaaaaaaattatttaaaaaagtaataaaaaaattcttacCAAAgggtaataaaaatattatttataaaatttggATACGTAAAATTAAAgtcattatatataaatacacatcaaaaataaaattaatatggagatatatttaaaagttcaaaagaaatttatatataaatataattaaaattgcaataaaaatatttataaaaataataaaagttctactaaaaaaaaaaaaattttttttaatctattaaaaaaaaaaaaaaattaaataataaagtgttaaataaaaattaaacaatttaaatgaaaataattgaaaaaaaaaaaattatatttaatatatataaaactaaCACTTAATTAGAAGTTTTCATTaaagtaaattaaaaaaaaaagataaaaaagaaaaaatacaatGATACATAGAAAAccccttaaaaaaaattaatatatctatatttaaaaattgtataaatagttttttcttttttttaataattattgatatattttttatgttataaaaattttattttaatttttttttatttaattatttattattattttcctattttaattttttgtacatttattatatgaa
It encodes:
- the SR140 gene encoding U2 snRNP-associated SURP motif-containing protein, putative → MYIQLNRNKKRKLIEEKLNEQETAKIYAEFVRSFEGNAFDKENKFVKSKILNPSTGEIISAEDENKKAKEKFPKSNNLSEERKKYDENVENKNNTTKVKEIDSFLEEIKQKQRILDERKILKEKAQLAKSEEEKIKINKKIIEIEKNETILSYEQKKEKVANLYLGNLSPEVTEEYLCQKFGKFGKVNSVKIMYPRKDEDKKKVRICGFVCFDNREDAENAKDALDGIEMFGNIVRVGWSKAIPKIVNNSRIEMNNLNNNKFNVNNNNSNKKIEILLPEDKKIKRIIDLLAKYVTEEGYAFEETIKKNEKDNPLFNFLFSTSDLFYYYKWRVFSFAQGDSYKNWRSDPFQMFTNSYIYMPPLRKNTKSNFSKKKENTRNKKNELNEKKKNKLINIINNLNKKRVSICRAMIFCTRHSDFSLDIIKTISSFLIDLKYDLLKKINLVYLLSDILYNCSNEFFLSWSFRKHIEEELPRIFYYFRKNIKKCDSKIKVKIFTDSMMNIFHMWEIWAIYNSFFMNGLKCLLSNKKINYIKDQVHDSDCDEEIDGMKIDFFDEIKKYPLNLRKYAYLYFQKDDCQINRLCEQRGLYFNENFNKKKKIKYLLIYDDFCNKINTIVTKSNYLQDDIKIPVLNQEINDSLCAEEKNDKTFEK
- a CDS encoding ubiquitin-40S ribosomal protein S27a, putative; the encoded protein is MRIIINIPYDDSLCIESSNVRTIKNVKEQISELKGIPSEIQKLYKNGRQIGDEELIEIDESEFAYALDLNFGLLGGGKKKKKKVYKKPKKEKHKKKKVKLAVLKFYKVGDDGKVFRLKRQCDNCSPGTLMASHFNRDYCGRCNLTIMKK
- a CDS encoding U1 small nuclear ribonucleoprotein C, putative, giving the protein MTDYWISTKKHYCETCNCWISGHKVNIKNHEKSSRHIENFKRLINESFKRKEKETKDKEFIEKELRKLENVEKEYLSTLKKNDKSTQLDSSFHFNTCNSSNKNYQRWILMIHEDTGSLVFFNKLNNQITYEKPKDFYEKLPEYQTFSEQNGWFKYFDYNSNNFYYYNINNSEIIWQYSVSTINEFINFVKKYESLCKDKNLSNIIENINQNIKSNNLCNKINLNNNSYYTNYPVNFSQNNNFIFNNYNLLNLQGKMNLNDNIEKMENKKEKEKMHMIINSHKSNSNNDMNNLDNTNINNNTDNISNYGRINGNSSYNSFDKNDERISNLKNKTDDTIKKNKVEVESENYSNLNETNVINEKHKMDSKILIEEKQIKNNSDKEKKKKIIDINLSSKKANNTFSNLNDKKEYTEKIKKKNAKNTNYENGHEEKDECNKNECSEAAIPGAWQEVRKDISTISNESIEDIFYNIKSNREIEEEEIAQLQENIRYEYSTYNEFYIKKKELESEDLYLNQEFRFVKKPIYKKSIDKNINKKVEFAKRNIKITKNKKGVIK